A region from the Silene latifolia isolate original U9 population chromosome 7, ASM4854445v1, whole genome shotgun sequence genome encodes:
- the LOC141590782 gene encoding cysteine-rich receptor-like protein kinase 10 — protein MDALINKATDENTSNHFATGDAPLSSSLTLYCLVQCTPDLTGPDCYSCLRAGFDQSRVFDCCGGPRLKLFVFRPSCTVMWDTALFYTVRPSPPPPPPPRTLPLPSGKGIGYYLIRVGIPVAGTLALLLCAIAIFALMWKRNQQRPDIPSVRPADRNTKDALQFDLETIRRATNNFSDAKRLGQGGFGPVYRGTLPNGQEVAVKRLSEESSQGDREFANEVNLLAKLQHRNLVRLLGFCLEGEEKLLVYEFLPNLSLDKFLFDPNNRKYLDWPTRFRIIMGIARGLLYLHEDSRHTIIHRDLKTGNVLLDQEMNPKIADFGLARLVKLDQTQANTTTKIIGTHGYMAPEYVMAGVISIKTDVYSFGVLLLEIISGRSNNLFHQSLGRDSLLSRAWRLWNSGNVMELVDPALSTDVSRVEVLRCIQLALFCVQEDAATRPTMASAVLMLSSNSSDFQSLPGPSPSSSSAYSVTLDNNRQGPPEFDGQNNEFHYTNNSVGNYQSDLYPR, from the exons ATGGACGCCCTGATTAATAAGGCAACAGATGAGAATACTTCAAATCATTTCGCAACAGGAGATGCGCCTCTTTCGTCATCTTTGACTTTATATTGTCTAGTGCAGTGCACTCCTGACCTTACTGGACCCGACTGCTACTCATGTTTGCGTGCTGGGTTTGATCAAAGTCGTGTATTTGATTGTTGTGGGGGCCCAAGACTGAAGTTGTTCGTTTTTCGGCCTAGTTGCACTGTGATGTGGGATACGGCACTTTTTTACACTGTTAGGCCTTCGCCTCCGCCTCCACCTCCACCTCGAACATTACCTTTACCTTCAG GTAAGGGCATAGGGTACTACCTGATTAGAGTCGGAATTCCTGTTGCTGGCACATTAGCATTGCTTCTCTGCGCGATTGCAATCTTCGCTTTGATGTGGAAAAGAAATCAGCAAAGGCCGG ATATCCCTTCGGTTAGACCTGCCGATAGAAACACAAAAGATGCTTTGCAATTCGACTTGGAGACTATAAGAAGGGCAACTAACAACTTCTCCGATGCAAAAAGACTCGGTCAAGGTGGATTTGGACCAGTTTACAGG GGAACGCTTCCAAATGGACAGGAGGTGGCAGTAAAAAGGCTATCGGAAGAATCTTCACAAGGTGACCGGGAATTTGCAAATGAAGTCAATTTACTAGCGAAACTGCAGCACAGAAACCTGGTCAGATTATTGGGATTTTGTTTGGAAGGAGAAGAAAAATTGCTTGTTTATGAGTTCTTGCCCAACTTGAGTCTTGACAAATTCTTATTTG ATCCAAACAACCGCAAGTATTTGGATTGGCCAACACGATTCAGGATCATTATGGGAATTGCACGCGGACTATTGTACCTTCATGAAGACTCTCGTCATACAATTATACACCGGGACCTTAAGACGGGTAATGTCTTGCTCGATCAGGAGATGAACCCAAAAATAGCAGACTTCGGCCTTGCTAGATTGGTTAAGTTAGACCAAACTCAAGCCAATACCACTACTAAAATAATTGGAACACA TGGATATATGGCACCAGAATACGTAATGGCGGGTGTGATCTCTATTAAGACGGATGTATACAGTTTTGGTGTCCTACTTTTGGAGATTATCAGCGGGCGAAGCAATAACTTGTTCCATCAATCCCTAGGAAGGGACAGTCTTCTTAGTCGC GCTTGGAGACTTTGGAATTCAGGCAATGTCATGGAGCTAGTGGATCCAGCATTAAGCACCGATGTATCGAGAGTTGAAGTCCTGCGATGTATCCAACTAGCGTTATTTTGTGTACAAGAAGACGCAGCTACCAGACCAACAATGGCATCGGCGGTCCTCATGCTAAGTAGCAACTCTTCCGATTTCCAATCACTTCCAGGGccttcaccatcatcatcatcagcataTTCCGTAACCTTGGACAATAATAGACAAGGGCCACCTGAATTCGATGGACAAAACAACGAGTTTCATTATACCAACAACTCTGTCGGAAACTACCAGTCTGACTTGTATCCACGTTGA
- the LOC141593035 gene encoding uncharacterized protein LOC141593035 has product MRIIAMRTLKVKDLDNLTKDDEEMKEIIREARNASDKEHWPNHTLNHVNDEESNDVQPLLGKIPAASGSNKTIKEVAKNLFTPIANLVTPLGKLMDDANFEDEGVKLGWEVIDGLWIKGRGLQTEMDDNAKQQRGCCSSLSPCNNYHGRYLISKAAKLMADRIKDELINKCPQGDVTVHIRTVDLPDVPTHFLKGLDSRNHLLDQIVEKLNKDQVDAIGLFGMGGTGKTTLAKEVIHRVRDTYAIKVIVEVSDSPDFVRIQAAIAESIDLPLHDVENVGQRAIRLYNRLNSEKGKKILIILDNVWKKLNLDEIGIPDTCKLLFTTRDRDVCRVMDVRDVNILEVGVMKINEARELFKSQAGKQAEVGEYKNLVERLLSKCGGLPLAIVATANSLKDKDLSSWVKFADDLEKPVSSQMSGDYRHTFTILNTSYKFIQPDGKRIFFLLVCLSPLGSSVSIESLMRYGMGLNLFEHVNNLSEAMEQAVTWANELMLASMLLEGDVKEDVKIHDIVRDYAISHAAREEEHKFMVEAIPRWLDEETLNKYTAMSLTSKSDYSRLSGVEACKLQILTLKGDLSPNFDDNFFNGMVNLKVLAVSNVNFQPSLPKSMRELKKLRTLCMEGCKLGNFELVGELVNLLVLSLRGSSMENIPNEIGNLCKLRLLDLGGCIFSKFPLVPISVLNKLSTLEGLYMYNKRQSVLEKKTEYEEANAIVNIRLPYLNALEMIERDIELPFDGQSIENLDKFRISIGKFDVIPEEDFQNSCRTLYLSSIEDMSGFVKISCHKLLLKKAEYLKMEQSRNFEGVVPQLDQEGFRSLRSLHLDNCDDIKYIVDGRTMSNMIVFPCLQSLKLEFLKSLEKVYNADVSPGSFSNLQTIKLSYLYELRYGLPLVPRNVKEIDVSYCRKLEFIFVEDEELLATDLPFLKTLQLRGLPHLLSLVGPKEFSNSYDALREPRLFFAEKIGLPSLELFRLDWCENVGKLWGKEIDTPGFQNLKNIQIFSCHKLSNVGSPSVFSNLVQLENLSISYCREMHEVISHEEIEESEIGEQSMGDNLESFYGGRSKLVFPKLKTLTLHEVKSMKMFAKLENSSAFFNEKIDFPCLEELKVISVNDEVRGLWDMQLLTTTSNPAPKLRQLELGSSTGLRQIPSVVLKNLSSLALTDFHFQDGVVFSSSNSGEKGGFVWLYSQLPKLEGLKVEGSESLKELFEEKAYNSVNDALTMICGQVKTLELGRLPSLNLIPLHLFKGIISLTLDLLKWNHLTSADVLNSLHQLQFLEISSCRKMKALVINVGSQIKLPSLKELCLSKLESFIGISTMPKNEAALLLPSLESLVIEHCHKLEHFWSSSISAPRLQDVSIDCCSNLQHLLVGNLEDTIELPSLRKVSFSGCSNIKYISTGTLTAPKLREVKLVVCSNMQCFFPGNQNYDGDLQLPSLEVVYIDRCHSLHAFSLRRLAAPKLTQITYDGEEYSMLPYDDLNHFLKDGDDDDDDEHGDDDDDDEHGGGDDDDDHDDKEEEEEEEEEEEEDDDDINED; this is encoded by the exons ATGAGAATAATAGCCATGAGAACATTGAAGGTTAAAGACTTGGATAATCTTACAAAAGACGATGAGGAGATGAAGGAGATTATTAGGGAAGCAAGGAATGCTAGTGATAAGGAACACTGGCCGAATCACACTCTCAATCACGTGAACGACGAGGAATCCAATGATGTGCAGCCTCTTCTAGGTAAGATACCAGCGGCCAGTGGGAGTAATAAGACGATAAAAGAGGTTGCTAAGAATTTGTTTACACCTATAGCCAATCTGGTTACTCCTCTTGGGAAATTGATGGATGATGCTAATTTTGAGGATGAGGGAGTTAAGTTAGGGTGGGAAGTCATTGATGGACTTTGGATAAAGGGTCGCGGGTTGCAGACGGAGATGGATGACAACGCGAAACAACAAAGAGGTTGTTGCTCTTCGCTCTCACCCTGCAACAACTACCATGGTCGCTATCTAATTAGCAAAGCTGCTAAATTGATGGCCGATCGTATAAAAGACGAACTTATAAATAAATGTCCACAAGGTGACGTAACCGTGCATATTAGAACTGTAGACTTGCCGGACGTTCCTACACATTTTTTGAAGGGCCTGGATTCCAGGAATCACCTCCTGGACCAAATTGTAGAGAAGCTGAATAAAGATCAAGTTGATGCTATTGGTTTGTTTGGCATGGGAGGTacag GCAAAACTACATTGGCAAAAGAAGTCATCCACAGGGTTAGAGATACATATGCCATAAAAGTGATCGTGGAAGTTTCTGATTCCCCAGACTTTGTGCGCATTCAAGCCGCCATTGCTGAATCGATTGATCTGCCTTTGCATGATGTCGAAAATGTTGGTCAAAGGGCTATTAGACTATATAACAGACTAAACTcagaaaaggggaagaaaatactCATAATCTTGGACAATGTTTGGAAAAAGTTGAATCTAGATGAAATTGGGATTCCAGATACCTGTAAGCTTTTGTTCACAACTAGAGATAGAGACGTTTGCAGAGTCATGGATGTACGAGATGTTAACATACTCGAGGTGGGTGTGATGAAAATAAATGAAGCTAGAGAGCTATTCAAGAGTCAGGCTGGAAAACAAGCTGAGGTTGGAGAATATAAAAATTTGGTTGAGAGATTGTTGAGCAAGTGTGGAGGCTTACCTCTTGCTATTGTAGCAACAGCCAATTCGCTAAAGGATAAGGATTTGTCTAGTTGGGTAAAATTTGCAGATGACTTGGAAAAGCCTGTCTCAAGCCAAATGAGTGGTGATTATCGTCATACCTTCACAATCTTGAACACGAGTTACAAGTTTATACAACCTGATGGAAAAAGGATATTCTTCTTGCTTGTTTGTTTATCCCCTCTTGGTTCAAGTGTATCAATTGAAAGCCTAATGAGATACGGCATGGGTTTAAACTTGTTTGAGCATGTGAACAATCTTTCGGAAGCCATGGAGCAAGCTGTTACATGGGCTAATGAACTCATGCTAGCGTCAATGTTACTGGAAGGTGATGTCAAAGAGGATGTCAAGATTCATGATATTGTTCGAGACTATGCAATTTCACATGCCGCAAGAG AGGAGGAGCACAAGTTCATGGTGGAAGCAATTCCTCGTTGGCTGGATGAGGAGACTTTGAATAAGTACACTGCCATGTCCTTGACGTCTAAGAGTGATTATTCTCGCCTGAGCGGAGTCGAAGCTTGTAAGCTTCAAATTCTGACACTGAAAGGTGACCTGTCGCCAAACTTTGATGACAACTTCTTCAATGGAATGGTAAATCTAAAGGTTTTAGCTGTTTCAAACGTGAACTTTCAACCTAGTTTACCAAAATCAATGCGGGAATTAAAGAAGCTGAGAACGTTGTGCATGGAGGGTTGTAAGTTGGGAAACTTTGAACTAGTTGGTGAGCTGGTTAATCTTCTTGTTCTCAGTTTACGCGGATCATCTATGGAAAACATACCCAATGAAATTGGGAATTTATGCAAACTTCGGTTACTAGATTTGGGTGGATGTATATTTAGTAAGTTCCCACTAGTTCCCATCAGCGTCTTAAATAAACTCTCTACATTAGAAGGACTCTATATGTATAATAAGAGGCAGTCGGTTCTTGAAAAGAAAACTGAATATGAAGAAGCAAATGCGATTGTGAATATTAGGCTACCGTACTTAAATGCACTTGAGATGATAGAAAGGGATATAGAACTGCCATTTGATGGTCAATCTATCGAAAACTTGGATAAATTCAGAATCTCTATTGGGAAGTTCGACGTAATTCCTGAAGAGGATTTCCAGAACTCTTGTCGTACCTTATATCTTTCGTCGATTGAGGACATGAGTGGTTTTGTAAAAATAAGTTGTCACAAGCTATTACTTAAGAAGGCTGAGTATTTAAAGATGGAGCAAAGTAGAAATTTCGAAGGTGTTGTCCCACAGTTGGACCAAGAGGGGTTTAGAAGCCTAAGATCTCTTCACCTTGATAACTGCGATGATATCAAATACATTGTCGATGGACGCACGATGAGTAATATGATAGTTTTTCCATGTCTCCAATCACTAAAACTTGAGTTCTTAAAGAGTTTAGAGAAGGTGTATAATGCCGATGTTTCACCAGGATCATTTTCTAACCTACAAACTATTAAACTGTCTTATTTGTATGAGTTACGGTATGGACTGCCTCTTGTCCCACGTAACGTGAAAGAGATAGATGTGAGTTACTGTCGTAAGCTCGAGTTCATATTCGTTGAGGATGAAGAACTACTAGCTACTGATCTACCATTTTTAAAAACATTGCAACTCCGCGGTCTTCCTCATTTGTTAAGTTTGGTTGGACCAAAAGAGTTTTCTAATAGCTATGATGCTTTGCGGGAGCCTCGACTTTTCTTTGCTGAGAAG ATTGGCTTACCATCCTTAGAGTTGTTTAGATTGGACTGGTGCGAGAATGTTGGTAAATTGTGGGGCAAGGAAATTGATACACCTGGATTTCAGAATTTGAAGAATATACAAATTTTCAGTTGTCACAAGTTGTCGAATGTCGGCTCACCTTCTGTATTTTCTAACCTTGTACAACTTGAAAACTTAAGTATAAGCTACTGTAGGGAGATGCATGAAGTCATATCTCATGAAGAAATAGAAGAATCAGAGATTGGTGAACAAAGTATGGGGGACAATCTTGAGAGTTTCTATGGGGGACGATCCAAACTGGTGTTCCCAAAATTAAAAACGTTGACTTTGCACGAAGTGAAGAGCATGAAAATGTTTGCCAAGTTAGAAAATTCTTCAGCCTTTTTCAATGAAAAG ATTGATTTTCCATGTCTGGAAGAGCTAAAGGTGATAAGTGTGAATGATGAAGTGAGGGGACTGTGGGATATGCAATTATTGACGACGACGTCAAATCCTGCTCCGAAGTTAAGACAACTGGAACTAGGCAGTTCAACAGGGTTGCGACAGATCCCGAGCGTAGTCTTGAAGAATCTCTCTTCCCTCGCACTCACTGATTTTCATTTTCAAGATGGTGTTGTATTTTCATCATCAAATTCAGGGGAGAAGGGTGGGTTTGTATGGTTATATTCACAGCTGCCCAAATTGGAAGGGTTAAAGGTTGAGGGTAGCGAGTCATTGAAAGAGTTGTTTGAAGAAAAGGCCTACAATTCTGTCAATGATGCTTTGACGATGATTTGCGGGCAGGTTAAAACATTAGAGTTGGGACGATTGCCATCACTGAATCTCATACCTCTGCATCTCTTTAAGGGTATTATTTCCCTCACTTTGGATTTATTGAAGTGGAATCATTTAACTTCAGCTGATGTCCTTAATTCATTACACCAActtcaatttcttgaaatttCTAGTTGTCGCAAAATGAAAGCACTTGTGATCAACGTTGGTTCGCAAATCAAGCTCCCTAGCCTCAAGGAGTTATGTTTATCCAAATTGGAATCTTTTataggcatttctaccatgccgAAAAACGAAGCCGCCTtacttcttccatcacttgaATCCCTTGTAATCGAACACTGTCACAAGCTGGAACACTTTTGGTCAAGCTCAATTTCAGCTCCCAGATTACAAGACGTGTCCATCGACTGTTGCAGTAACCTGCAACACTTATTGGTAGGTAATCTAGAGGATACAATCGAGCTGCCGTCTTTGCGGAAGGTGTCATTTTCGGGCTGCTCTAATATCAAGTACATTTCAACCGGGACTCTAACAGCACCCAAATTAAGAGAGGTGAAGCTAGTTGTATGCTCCAACATGCAGTGCTTCTTCCCAGGAAACCAAAATTATGATGGCGATCTACAATTACCTTCTTTGGAGGTTGTGTATATCGACCGTTGTCATAGTCTCCACGCATTCTCACTCAGACGTTTAGCGGCACCCAAATTAACTCAAATCACATACGATGGAGAAGAGTATTCAATGCTGCCATATGACGACCTAAACCACTTCCTTaaggatggtgatgatgatgatgatgatgagcatggtgatgatgatgatgatgatgagcatggtggtggtgatgatgatgatgatcatgatgataaagaagaagaagaagaagaagaagaagaagaagaagaagatgatgatgatattaATGAAGATTGA
- the LOC141593040 gene encoding inorganic pyrophosphatase 1-like, giving the protein MEGIIAIFDFDKTIIDVDSDNWVVDELGFTKLFDKLLPTMPWNTLMDTMMKEIHAQGCTIDRVSEVLTRVPIHPRVVAAIKAAHAMGCDLRIVSDANTFFIETILSHLGVRDYFSEIHTNPSYVDDEGRLRIFSHHQDFDKSSHGCCNPCPPNMCKGEVIKRILLEEANKKIVYLGDGCGDYCPSLKLRDGDHVMPRKNFPAWDLISGNPSLIKAKIHGWSEGAELERVLLSTIQEINLARFLNVDLGDRTLARSDDLLKNRPTGLDLASSLLVRGMS; this is encoded by the coding sequence ATGGAGGGTATTATAGCGATTTTCGACTTTGATAAGACGATCATTGACGTCGATAGTGATAATTGGGTGGTCGATGAGTTAGGTTTTACGAAACTCTTTGATAAGCTTCTTCCTACTATGCCATGGAACACGCTTATGGATACAATGATGAAAGAAATTCATGCACAAGGATGTACTATTGATCGAGTTTCCGAGGTTTTAACAAGGGTTCCGATTCATCCTCGTGTTGTGGCAGCCATTAAAGCCGCGCATGCTATGGGGTGTGATTTAAGGATTGTGAGCGATGCAAATACATTCTTCATCGAAACCATATTGAGTCATCTTGGGGTACGCGATTATTTCTCGGAAATTCACACAAATCCGAGTTACGTGGATGACGAAGGAAGATTGAGGATATTTTCGCATCATCAAGATTTCGACAAGTCTTCTCATGGATGTTGTAATCCATGCCCTCCAAATATGTGCAAGGGAGAAGTGATTAAAAGGATACTACTCGAGGAAGCGAACAAGAAGATCGTTTATTTAGGAGACGGTTGTGGAGACTATTGCCCGTCTTTAAAACTAAGGGATGGTGATCATGTTATGCCAAGAAAGAACTTCCCGGCTTGGGACTTAATTTCTGGAAACCCTAGTTTGATTAAAGCCAAGATACATGGATGGAGCGAAGGAGCTGAGCTTGAGCGAGTTTTACTATCTACAATCCAAGAGATTAACTTGGCTCGATTCCTTAATGTTGATTTAGGAGATCGAACATTGGCAAGAAGTGACGATTTATTGAAAAACCGACCTACTGGATTAGATTTAGCCTCCTCGCTTCTTGTTCGAGGCATGAGCTGA